The Candidatus Atribacteria bacterium ADurb.Bin276 region GGGGCTTGATTTATCATGCCCAAGGGTTTTCAGGATAGAATAACAAAGTTCTTTCAGTTGTTCGGAAGGAAGATTTTGCAGTTGTTGATATAGCTGGTCGGAATTCAATTGGGTCGTATCGATTTGAGGCAAGCAAATTGAAGAAAGGGATAAAACAATTATGAAAAATAAAATAAACCAGCCAGGTAAATAAATTTTTCTTTCATAAAGCCACTCCCTAAATAGTTATGAGTGAAGAGTGATGAGGGAAATTTAGTTTAAAAAAGAGGGGATACAAGAAACTTATCCTGAGGATTTTAATTTCCAAATCCGGTAAGATTCCATTTATTATTTTTTCTTCTCGACAATTCAAAACTTCAATAAGGTATGAATACTGGGCGCAGCTTAACTGCGCCCTCAGTTTTTAAAAGATAAAAATATCAGTGGTTAGATATTGTTCATCTGAACGAAATCATCTATTTTATAACACCACAAGAAGAGAGAGGAAAAAGATTTTATTGTGCTAAATTATCAAAAGCAACGAACATAGGATTGAAGTAGGTTTGTAATTTCTCTTGAAAAACTTCCTGAGGAGCCTGGCAAAGGAGCGCAGAAAGATAAGAGAAATTAGCTACAGGTATGTATAAAACAGTAGCCTGGAGTTGAAAAACAAAAACTTTACCTTGATAAGTTCCCTGAAGAATGACCTTCCCTTTGGTTAAATTCATACCGGTTTGGGATGAACTGGGGTCAGTACGATAATCTTGATTGACTATTTTCAAATCTGGAATGGAAGATTGAAGCCAGCCAGAAATCTGTTGAGAATAAGCCTGGGCATCTTGGAGTGTGCCTTGAACCGGTAAAAAGGCAGTAAAAGCTGTAAAACCGCTTTGATCCTCAGAAAAAACAACCCGTTTATTCCAAGTATCTACGTTAACAGCCCAATTCGCTGGATATTTGACTGTACCAGTAATCATTGGATCAAATCCGAAGGTCTGAGATAAATCCAGTTGTTTCCATTGAATGACAGGTTGGTCTGGTTGGGGTTGTATAGGACCTTCGGGTTCTTGACTGGGTAAAAAGGGATTCGCTGGGCCAGTTGTGGTTTGACTATGCTCATTCCCTTCAGGAATTGGAAGAGTTGGAGTATCTTGTCCTGGTCTTTGTGGATTTTGGTCAAGAGCTGGCAGTTGAAGGACATTGACATCGGGGAGGGCATCCTGAGCAACACTGAGAGTAACCATTGAAAGCACCAATGACAATGCAATTAACAATATTCTGGTAAACATTTTGAATTGCATAGATATTATATCCTCCTTATTAATACATATTATGAAAAAAGAATTAATCGAATAACTGCTAAAGCATTAATTGGAATCTTTTCATTATTTCTTAAGTTCAACGAAATTATCTGTTTTTAATATTTCCTTAAGAAATTTTAGACTTCCTTTTTAATCCCGTCAATTCAAATTTATATTATATTATTTATTATGTTATAGTATTTTAAAAGAACAATATAAAGGTAGGATCTTTTTTTAAAGGAGAAGAGCCACTTGAATTCGATCGAACATTTATTTAGTACAAATGAAATAAAAACTCTGGAAAATATCGTTGATACAGCCATAAAGGTATCAAATGCCCAAACTGGTTCATTATTGTTAGCTCGTGATGATGGAAGCTTGTTTATTGCTGCTGGCAGAGATTTGTTAGATAAGTATATCGGATCACGAGTAGAACTGGATAAAAAAACAGTATCAGGATATGTGTTTAAAACCGGAGAGCCTTTCATTATCGATGACAAAAACATTAGCCAATTTTCTCGCCGTAAAGAAAGAAAGAGTTATTCAATTTCTCTTCCCATCAAAAAAACCACCAATCGGGTGGTCGGAATTTTAAATTTAAATCGAACGGATAAATCTTTTGAGAAAAAATCTATTCCACAATTAGAAGCATTTGCCACCAATATTGCGATATTATTAGAAGAAAATAATCTCCGCCAAGATCGAGAACGGATCATTATTGTTCTTTCGGAGATCATTGAACTCTTTTCGTCTTTGTGCTGTAATGATAACTTTAATGCTGTTTTTGAGAAAATTTATTATGCAGTGAAGATTTTAACTGGAGTAAAAAGGGCTTCGGTGTTTAAGCTCTCTAAAAAAAGGCCTTACTTAGTTTTTGCAAAAGAATGGCCAAGAAAAATGAATTGGAAGAAGTTCGATAATACAAGACAACAAGTGCAAAACCTTATAGATCAAAAGAAAGTAACACTCATTAGTGATAAAGCAAAAACCCAGCTTCTTTTTATTCCTTTAATTTCTGATAATCATCCTCCTTTTTTATTTGTTGGTATTATCGAAAAAGACATTGATATCATCGATTATTTAGTTCTTTCCATTATTGAGAATATGGGAAATTCAACCTTAGAGAATATTACACTCTTTAAAAACAGTAAAAAGCTTACCCAGGAAAAAGAACGTAATCGCTTTGCAAGAGAGCTTCATGATGGATTGGCACAAATATTAGCATCGACTCAGATTTATTTGCATTTTTTAGAAAACACTATACCGAAAGAAAGTCAGAATGAAATGGAAATTTTAAATAAAATCAAATCATTAAATACTTTAGGGATTGAAGAATCGCGTTTTATTCTTTCTGAACTCAAGGGTAAACCGATCACAACTACTCAGTTTAAGGAGAAAATTGACGAAATCACCAGTCTTTTTATCATTCCGGGAAATAAGATTCATATTAATTATCGGGTGGAGATGAAAGAAATCCCCTATCGAATATATAAAATGATTTTAAAAATATTGCAAGAAGCTTTATCAAACATTCAAAAACATGCTCAAGCCAATAAAATTAATATTCATATCACCAATAGTAAACGCCAAATGATTCTTTCCGTAGAAGATAATGGAGTAGGTTTTGATCCGCAGATTATTGATGAAAAAGGTTCTGAACATTTTGGTCTACAAAATCTTCGAGAAAGGATAAGAATTTTAAAGGGTAAATTAAAGATTGATAGCAAACCAGGGAGTGGAACTAAAATTATGGTGAAAATTCCTTACGAAGAAAATGATTCAAGCTTAGCCTGGGAAGGACAAAAGGAATGAAAATACGAATTGCCCTCGTAGATGATCATCCAATTTTTTTAGCAGGTTTGAAACGACTTTTAGAAAGTAGTGAATCCTATGAGGTTAGCTCGATAGCTAATAGCTATAAAGAAGCGTTGGAAAAGATTAACTTCAATAATATCGATATTGCTTTAGTTGATGTTAATATGCCCGGTGCAAGTGGTATTGAACTGCTAAAAGCAATCAAACAAAGGAGTAGCAACTGTCGGGTAGTTATGTTGACCATTGAAGAAGATGAGGAAACAATATACCGAGCAATGAAAGAAGGGGCTCAGGGCTATATTTTAAAGCAGGACTCTCCCGAACGTTTATTAAAGAGCATTCAAGCCTGTGTAGATGGAGAAATTTTGTTAAGCAATCAAATTTATTCGAAAGTAGTGGAAAGGATAAGAAAAGTTAGCCCTCCCGAAAGTGCTAAGTCGATAATATTTTCTACTTTAACCGTTCGTGAGATTGAGATTACCCGATTGATCGTTCAGGGAAAAAGTAACCCCGAGATTGCTCAATCTTTATTCATAAGTGAAAGCACAGTAAAGAATCATATTAGTAATATACTTCATAAATTGGAAATGAAAGACCGGGTAGAACTTGCTATCTTGGCAGTCCGAGAAGGCATTGGTTAAACTTCTTGACAACCTTGCTATAATTCCTATGGTTTTTAGTGAAATTAATAAATCTTCGAGGGTGACCTACTCATGTTAAAATCGGTTCTTTTTGATATAGATGGAACAATTACTGATACCAATCCAATTTTTTTGGATGCGATCGTACAGACTCATTATGAAATGACTGGTCAACAAAAGAATCGTGAGTTTTTTCATTTTTCGTTGGGTATTCCCAGCCCAGTTACCCTGGGAATTCTTGATATACCTCAGGAGTTTAGGATGCTTTACATCCAGCGATGGCAGGAACATATTAAAGAAAAAATGCACGAAGTGGTCCTCTTTCCAAGGATTGTTACGGTTCTTGAGAGTTTAAGAGAATGGGGGCTATCCATGGCCTTGGTTACATCGAAAGTTCGTTCGGAATTTTCCTTTCAGTTTGATTCATTTGGACTGAATCATTTTTTTCAAGCCATTATCTGTGCAGATGACGCGTCTCGCCCCAAACCCAATCCAGATCCATTGTTTGAAGCCTGTTCTCGTTTGGGAGTGAAACCTCGAGA contains the following coding sequences:
- the degS gene encoding Signal transduction histidine-protein kinase/phosphatase DegS, producing MNSIEHLFSTNEIKTLENIVDTAIKVSNAQTGSLLLARDDGSLFIAAGRDLLDKYIGSRVELDKKTVSGYVFKTGEPFIIDDKNISQFSRRKERKSYSISLPIKKTTNRVVGILNLNRTDKSFEKKSIPQLEAFATNIAILLEENNLRQDRERIIIVLSEIIELFSSLCCNDNFNAVFEKIYYAVKILTGVKRASVFKLSKKRPYLVFAKEWPRKMNWKKFDNTRQQVQNLIDQKKVTLISDKAKTQLLFIPLISDNHPPFLFVGIIEKDIDIIDYLVLSIIENMGNSTLENITLFKNSKKLTQEKERNRFARELHDGLAQILASTQIYLHFLENTIPKESQNEMEILNKIKSLNTLGIEESRFILSELKGKPITTTQFKEKIDEITSLFIIPGNKIHINYRVEMKEIPYRIYKMILKILQEALSNIQKHAQANKINIHITNSKRQMILSVEDNGVGFDPQIIDEKGSEHFGLQNLRERIRILKGKLKIDSKPGSGTKIMVKIPYEENDSSLAWEGQKE
- the degU gene encoding Transcriptional regulatory protein DegU, producing the protein MKIRIALVDDHPIFLAGLKRLLESSESYEVSSIANSYKEALEKINFNNIDIALVDVNMPGASGIELLKAIKQRSSNCRVVMLTIEEDEETIYRAMKEGAQGYILKQDSPERLLKSIQACVDGEILLSNQIYSKVVERIRKVSPPESAKSIIFSTLTVREIEITRLIVQGKSNPEIAQSLFISESTVKNHISNILHKLEMKDRVELAILAVREGIG
- the ppaX_3 gene encoding Pyrophosphatase PpaX, with amino-acid sequence MLKSVLFDIDGTITDTNPIFLDAIVQTHYEMTGQQKNREFFHFSLGIPSPVTLGILDIPQEFRMLYIQRWQEHIKEKMHEVVLFPRIVTVLESLREWGLSMALVTSKVRSEFSFQFDSFGLNHFFQAIICADDASRPKPNPDPLFEACSRLGVKPREAIYVGDSRYDIMAAKAAGIPFLFASWGSIDPNSVLELHPEFYLKEPIEILDVVQKKTQVEIPTQLNYQNM